A portion of the Anoxybacillus gonensis genome contains these proteins:
- the nadE gene encoding NAD(+) synthase, with amino-acid sequence MEQKIEKLIAWLRERVQEAGMNGAIVGISGGIDSAVVAHLIKRAFPNNSLGLIMPCKSNPKDKEDALKVVQSCGIDYHVIDLTETHRVLFGEIEKQLKEKGQWNEQAARLGDANTRARLRMTTLYAVANNYGYLVVGTDNAAEWHTGYFTKYGDGGVDLVPLVHFTKGEVREMARILGVPEEIITKAPSAGLWEGQTDENEMGTTYDMIDKYLKGEPIPERDREIIERLHERSHHKRQLAIAPPKF; translated from the coding sequence ATGGAACAAAAAATTGAAAAATTAATTGCATGGCTTCGTGAACGAGTACAAGAAGCTGGAATGAATGGAGCGATCGTCGGTATTAGTGGTGGCATTGATTCTGCGGTCGTTGCCCATTTAATTAAGCGGGCATTTCCTAACAACTCGTTAGGACTAATTATGCCATGTAAAAGCAATCCGAAAGATAAAGAAGATGCATTAAAAGTTGTCCAAAGCTGTGGGATTGATTACCATGTCATTGACTTAACAGAAACGCATCGCGTACTATTTGGCGAAATTGAAAAGCAATTAAAAGAAAAAGGGCAATGGAACGAGCAAGCTGCTCGCCTTGGCGATGCAAATACACGTGCTCGTTTGCGCATGACGACGTTGTATGCTGTGGCGAATAATTACGGTTATCTCGTTGTCGGAACAGATAATGCGGCAGAATGGCATACAGGTTACTTTACTAAATACGGTGATGGTGGCGTCGATTTAGTGCCGCTCGTTCATTTTACGAAAGGCGAAGTGCGCGAAATGGCACGCATTCTCGGTGTACCTGAAGAAATTATTACAAAAGCGCCAAGCGCTGGTCTTTGGGAAGGACAAACAGACGAAAATGAAATGGGTACAACGTATGATATGATTGACAAATATTTAAAAGGCGAGCCGATTCCAGAACGCGACCGCGAAATTATTGAGCGGCTTCATGAACGTTCACACCATAAACGGCAGTTAGCGATCGCTCCGCCAAAATTTTAA
- a CDS encoding LysM peptidoglycan-binding domain-containing protein, with product MKIHIVQKGDTLWKIAQKYGVDFEELKKMNAHLSDPNYIMPGMKIKVPTPVAPVKPVKKETQNISVDVDIHVNKKEQPLQQPVNVEPIAKEIPIAKEQPKQDMPLLPPKPPNIMPNMMEPEEEMPMPPFPDIPPIPTTQAPIMEEQPQQPMQPQPVPMPMPMPMPCIPVSPIMPGYGFYPWFPPMYPVMPWTYPQGAMNNDDCGCGEQLQPTPYMPQMPTGEYAQQSQPMMPQMPTGAGEYSQQPQQAPYPQQMYGENVPMMPQPMYMPQPAMPYSPYGWQQGWQGQPYGMNPYFSVPYREEEEGQ from the coding sequence GTGAAAATTCATATCGTTCAAAAAGGAGATACCCTTTGGAAAATTGCGCAAAAATATGGGGTTGATTTTGAAGAGCTAAAAAAAATGAATGCTCATTTAAGTGATCCAAACTACATTATGCCAGGTATGAAAATTAAAGTACCGACGCCAGTAGCTCCAGTAAAACCTGTCAAAAAAGAAACGCAAAATATTTCTGTTGATGTGGACATTCACGTAAACAAAAAGGAGCAACCGTTGCAACAGCCGGTGAACGTTGAACCAATTGCAAAAGAAATTCCAATCGCAAAAGAACAACCGAAACAAGATATGCCGCTTTTACCGCCAAAACCACCAAATATTATGCCAAATATGATGGAACCTGAAGAAGAGATGCCGATGCCGCCGTTTCCAGACATCCCACCGATTCCAACGACACAGGCACCAATTATGGAAGAACAACCGCAACAACCGATGCAGCCACAGCCTGTTCCAATGCCTATGCCGATGCCAATGCCATGCATACCTGTTTCACCGATTATGCCGGGATACGGTTTTTACCCATGGTTTCCACCGATGTATCCTGTTATGCCATGGACGTATCCACAAGGGGCTATGAATAACGATGATTGCGGATGCGGTGAGCAGTTACAACCGACACCATACATGCCACAAATGCCAACAGGTGAATATGCTCAACAGTCGCAACCGATGATGCCGCAAATGCCAACAGGTGCAGGGGAGTATTCACAACAACCGCAACAAGCACCGTATCCACAACAAATGTATGGTGAAAACGTGCCGATGATGCCACAGCCAATGTATATGCCACAGCCAGCTATGCCGTACAGTCCGTACGGATGGCAACAAGGGTGGCAGGGGCAACCGTATGGGATGAATCCGTATTTTTCGGTTCCTTATCGTGAGGAAGAAGAGGGGCAATAA
- a CDS encoding IS3 family transposase, which produces MSKITFSSKEINILQKNPNVQRVSERSITYTDDFKNRFIDEYQAGKFPRQIFEENGFDVDVIGIKRIEQSAHRWKKAYEKNGLIGLTDSRKTASGRPLKRELTQSEVIERQRARIELLEGQVELLKKLELTERRLLNARENLNPNKAYQLIQETIEQNGFKGMTRYFCDLLDVSRSGYYSYLKASSVREAREKLDLEAKEIILKAFDRRGYKKGSRSIKMILENEFDMIFSRKKIQRIMRTYGIVCPHRKPNPYKKIAKATKEHQVVPNKLNREFKQGIPGKVLLTDITYLPYNGNCMAYLSTVKDASTNEILAYHVSDRITLDIATQTIHQLMNNKKITLHEEAFIHSDQGSHYTSPRYQKLLKEYGLGQSMSRRGNCWDNAPQESFFGHLKDEVDYKSARTLKELKSKINHYMVYYNNYRYQWNLKKMTPIQYRNHLLAA; this is translated from the coding sequence ATGAGTAAAATAACTTTTTCATCTAAAGAGATAAACATACTTCAAAAAAATCCAAATGTACAACGTGTCAGCGAAAGGTCTATTACCTATACTGACGATTTTAAAAATAGATTTATAGATGAATACCAAGCTGGCAAATTCCCTCGTCAGATCTTTGAGGAAAACGGCTTTGATGTGGACGTTATCGGCATAAAACGAATTGAACAGTCAGCCCATAGATGGAAAAAAGCCTATGAAAAGAATGGCCTGATAGGGCTTACAGATTCAAGGAAAACGGCTTCTGGGAGACCCTTAAAGCGTGAGCTTACACAGTCCGAAGTGATTGAAAGGCAAAGGGCCAGAATTGAGCTGTTGGAAGGACAGGTGGAGCTGTTAAAAAAGCTAGAATTGACCGAAAGGAGGCTGCTAAACGCAAGGGAAAATCTCAATCCGAATAAAGCGTACCAATTGATACAGGAGACCATTGAACAGAATGGATTCAAGGGGATGACCAGGTATTTTTGTGACCTTCTGGATGTCTCACGGTCGGGATATTACAGCTACCTGAAGGCTTCCTCTGTCCGGGAAGCACGGGAGAAATTGGACCTTGAAGCGAAGGAAATCATCTTAAAGGCCTTTGACCGGCGGGGATATAAGAAAGGTTCACGCTCTATCAAAATGATATTGGAGAATGAGTTTGATATGATCTTCAGCCGTAAAAAGATCCAGAGGATCATGAGGACATACGGAATCGTCTGTCCTCACCGAAAGCCTAACCCTTATAAAAAGATCGCTAAAGCAACGAAGGAGCATCAGGTTGTCCCGAACAAATTAAACAGGGAATTCAAGCAGGGAATCCCCGGGAAAGTACTACTTACGGATATCACTTATCTTCCATATAACGGAAATTGTATGGCTTATTTGTCGACCGTAAAAGACGCCTCCACCAATGAAATCCTGGCTTACCATGTGTCTGATCGCATCACCTTGGACATCGCCACCCAGACGATCCATCAATTGATGAACAATAAGAAAATTACTCTCCATGAAGAGGCTTTTATCCACTCGGATCAGGGAAGCCACTATACAAGCCCACGTTACCAGAAGCTTTTAAAGGAGTATGGCCTGGGCCAGTCTATGTCACGAAGAGGCAACTGTTGGGATAATGCCCCTCAAGAATCATTCTTTGGCCACCTTAAGGATGAAGTGGATTATAAATCGGCAAGAACATTGAAGGAATTGAAGTCAAAAATTAATCATTACATGGTTTACTATAACAATTACCGCTATCAGTGGAATTTAAAAAAGATGACCCCTATTCAATATAGGAATCATCTTCTAGCTGCTTAA
- a CDS encoding DUF2905 domain-containing protein, with the protein MMNVPKTIMLLGVVLIVVGFLMQFIKLGRLPGDIVIKKENATFYFPIMTSIILSVVLSLIFYMIGRFR; encoded by the coding sequence ATGATGAATGTGCCAAAAACAATTATGCTTCTTGGTGTCGTTCTTATCGTTGTCGGTTTTTTGATGCAATTTATTAAACTTGGTCGTTTACCGGGAGATATTGTTATTAAAAAAGAAAATGCCACTTTTTATTTTCCGATTATGACGTCAATCATTTTAAGTGTCGTTTTATCGCTTATTTTTTATATGATTGGTCGTTTTCGTTAA
- the ruvB gene encoding Holliday junction branch migration DNA helicase RuvB, whose translation MEERLISSAADYDDASLEYSLRPKQLREYIGQQKVKENLTVFIEAAKMRGETLDHVLLYGPPGLGKTTLAAIIANEMGVQLRTTAGPAIERPGDLAAILTTLEPGDVLFIDEIHRLPRAVEEVLYPAMEDFCLDIVIGKGPAARSVRLDLPPFTLVGATTRSGALSAPLRDRFGVLSRLEYYTPEELAHIVKRTAHIFAVEIEEEAAFEIARRSRGTPRIANRLLRRVRDFAQVRGNGTITFILANEALEQLQVDRLGLDHLDHKLLKSMMEKFRGGPVGLETIAATIGEEAQTIEDVYEPYLLQIGFLQRTPRGRIVTPLAYNHFGLEVPR comes from the coding sequence ATGGAGGAGCGTCTCATTTCAAGCGCGGCCGATTACGACGATGCCTCGCTTGAATACAGTCTTCGCCCAAAGCAGTTGCGAGAATATATCGGGCAACAAAAAGTAAAGGAAAACTTAACTGTATTTATTGAAGCGGCGAAAATGCGTGGGGAGACGCTTGATCACGTATTGTTGTATGGGCCACCGGGGCTTGGAAAAACGACGCTTGCTGCTATTATCGCCAACGAGATGGGGGTTCAATTGCGCACGACAGCTGGACCAGCGATTGAACGTCCGGGGGATTTGGCAGCAATTTTAACAACGCTAGAACCGGGTGATGTCCTATTCATTGATGAAATACATCGCTTGCCACGAGCAGTGGAAGAAGTGTTGTATCCGGCAATGGAAGACTTTTGTTTAGATATCGTCATCGGCAAAGGACCGGCTGCACGTTCTGTCCGCCTCGATTTGCCGCCATTTACGCTCGTAGGAGCAACAACAAGATCCGGAGCACTCTCTGCCCCGCTTCGCGACCGTTTCGGTGTATTAAGCCGTTTAGAATATTATACCCCTGAAGAGCTCGCTCATATTGTGAAGCGAACCGCCCACATTTTTGCTGTCGAAATCGAAGAAGAAGCAGCGTTTGAAATTGCGCGTCGTTCGCGTGGCACACCGCGCATCGCCAACCGATTGTTGCGCCGCGTGCGCGATTTTGCTCAAGTGCGCGGGAATGGGACGATTACGTTTATTTTAGCGAATGAAGCGCTAGAACAATTACAAGTCGACCGTTTAGGGTTAGATCATCTAGATCATAAACTATTAAAAAGCATGATGGAAAAATTCCGTGGTGGACCAGTTGGATTAGAGACGATTGCTGCAACGATCGGTGAAGAAGCGCAAACGATTGAAGATGTATATGAACCGTATTTGTTGCAAATCGGCTTTTTACAGCGAACACCGCGCGGACGAATCGTTACCCCGCTTGCGTACAACCATTTCGGTTTGGAGGTGCCGCGATGA
- the ruvA gene encoding Holliday junction branch migration protein RuvA codes for MIEFIRGYVDYVCPEYIVVEHNGVGYQIFTPNPFSFQMNKQKQIVVYTYQYVREDVLALYGFHTRQERALFAKLLQVSGIGPKGALAILAAGQLEQLVEAIEAEDDKFLCKFPGVGKKTARQMILDLKGKLQAVVPDAFPNLFTEPMEETNALSEALEALKALGYAEKEIQKVVPILKQERLSTEGYIKLALQKLLK; via the coding sequence TTGATTGAATTTATTCGTGGCTATGTTGATTACGTTTGTCCGGAATATATCGTCGTTGAACATAACGGAGTAGGGTATCAAATTTTTACCCCAAATCCGTTTTCATTTCAAATGAATAAACAAAAGCAAATCGTTGTATATACATATCAATACGTACGAGAAGATGTCCTCGCCCTTTATGGATTTCATACGCGCCAAGAGCGAGCGTTATTTGCTAAATTATTACAAGTGTCAGGCATCGGACCAAAAGGAGCGCTAGCTATTTTAGCTGCTGGTCAATTGGAACAGCTTGTTGAAGCGATCGAAGCGGAGGATGATAAGTTTTTATGTAAGTTTCCAGGAGTAGGAAAGAAAACAGCACGACAAATGATTTTAGATTTAAAAGGAAAATTGCAAGCTGTTGTCCCAGACGCTTTTCCGAATTTATTTACTGAGCCGATGGAAGAAACGAACGCGCTTTCTGAAGCACTTGAAGCGTTAAAGGCGCTCGGCTATGCTGAAAAAGAAATTCAAAAAGTCGTGCCTATATTAAAACAAGAGCGATTATCGACAGAAGGATATATTAAGCTCGCTTTACAAAAACTATTGAAATGA
- a CDS encoding TIGR04086 family membrane protein → MIRAILHGVITIFISAIICSFIFALLLKLTSYDETSLQWVMHGFAFLSLFFGGFIAGGKGKERGWMLGGATGIIFTTLIFLFQFLGMDRTFSIEQWGYHVGFLITAMIGGMIGVNVATSRSRSA, encoded by the coding sequence ATGATTCGCGCCATTTTGCATGGGGTCATAACAATTTTTATAAGCGCCATCATATGCAGTTTTATATTTGCCCTTTTATTGAAGTTGACAAGTTATGATGAAACGTCATTGCAATGGGTCATGCACGGTTTTGCATTTTTATCATTATTTTTCGGTGGGTTTATTGCAGGGGGAAAAGGGAAAGAGCGCGGTTGGATGCTTGGTGGGGCAACGGGGATTATCTTTACAACACTCATTTTTTTATTTCAATTTCTCGGAATGGACCGAACGTTTTCGATTGAACAGTGGGGATACCACGTTGGTTTTCTCATTACTGCCATGATCGGTGGAATGATTGGTGTCAATGTTGCCACATCTCGTTCACGAAGCGCATAA
- the tgt gene encoding tRNA guanosine(34) transglycosylase Tgt, translating into MTPIRYELIKTCKQTGARLGILHTPHGSFETPMFMPVGTLATVKTLSPEELKEMGAGVILSNTYHLWLRPGHDIVKEAGGLHSFMNWDRGILTDSGGFQVFSLSEFRRIEEEGVYFRNHLNGDKLFLSPEKAMEIQNALGSDIMMAFDECPPYPATYEYMKQSVERTSRWAERCLKAHQRPNEQGLFGIVQGGEFEDLRKQSAQDLVSLDFPGYAVGGLSVGEPKEVMNRVLEFTTPLLPANKPRYLMGVGSPDSLIDGAIRGIDMFDCVLPTRIGRNGTVMTSQGRVVIKNAKYARDFSPLDPNCDCYTCRNYTRAYIRHLIKCDETFGIRLTSYHNVYFLIKLMEQVRQAIREDRLGDFREQFFEQYGFYAPDAKNF; encoded by the coding sequence GTGACACCAATTCGTTACGAACTCATTAAAACATGTAAACAAACGGGGGCGCGTCTCGGTATTCTTCATACGCCGCACGGGTCTTTTGAAACACCAATGTTTATGCCTGTCGGTACACTTGCGACAGTAAAGACGCTTTCGCCTGAAGAATTAAAAGAAATGGGAGCGGGCGTCATTTTAAGCAACACATATCATTTATGGCTCCGTCCAGGACATGACATCGTCAAAGAAGCGGGTGGCCTTCATTCATTTATGAATTGGGATCGCGGCATTTTAACGGATTCTGGCGGATTCCAAGTGTTTAGTTTAAGCGAATTTCGTCGTATTGAAGAAGAAGGCGTATATTTCCGAAACCATTTAAATGGAGATAAATTATTTTTATCGCCAGAAAAAGCGATGGAAATTCAAAATGCGCTCGGGTCTGATATTATGATGGCGTTTGATGAATGTCCACCATATCCTGCGACGTATGAGTATATGAAGCAATCTGTCGAGCGGACAAGCCGATGGGCAGAGCGATGCTTAAAAGCACATCAGCGACCAAATGAGCAAGGCTTATTTGGCATCGTGCAAGGCGGAGAGTTTGAAGATTTGCGCAAACAAAGTGCGCAAGATTTAGTGTCGCTCGATTTTCCAGGATATGCAGTCGGCGGCTTGTCTGTTGGCGAGCCGAAAGAAGTGATGAATCGCGTATTAGAATTTACAACGCCGTTATTGCCAGCGAATAAACCGCGTTATTTAATGGGTGTCGGTTCACCAGACTCGCTCATTGACGGAGCGATTCGTGGCATTGACATGTTTGACTGTGTATTGCCGACGCGCATCGGTCGCAACGGAACGGTGATGACAAGCCAAGGTCGCGTTGTCATTAAAAATGCAAAATATGCGCGCGATTTTTCACCGCTTGATCCGAACTGTGACTGTTATACGTGCCGAAATTACACGCGCGCGTACATTCGCCATTTAATTAAATGCGATGAAACGTTTGGTATTCGCCTAACATCTTACCATAACGTCTACTTTTTGATAAAATTAATGGAGCAAGTTCGACAAGCCATTCGCGAAGATCGTCTTGGTGATTTCCGCGAGCAGTTTTTTGAACAATACGGCTTTTATGCGCCGGATGCAAAAAACTTTTAG
- a CDS encoding intercompartmental signaling factor BofC, with translation MMNIILTLWMSLFLTQHASPVQMTVILETVYMDGEVSEEISEETVTSMKDIWNKYKDWQLINMDDEQIVFQRYVDDLSPLTKAGYFGLTEDGTLSIFEGKPGESSRVIQSFFQIDVKKLESHEREKLKKGISVRSKRNYERVIEAYEPFGK, from the coding sequence ATGATGAATATAATCCTTACACTATGGATGAGTTTATTTTTAACACAACACGCATCTCCTGTACAGATGACAGTCATTTTAGAAACGGTATATATGGATGGGGAAGTTAGTGAGGAAATAAGTGAAGAAACCGTAACGTCGATGAAAGACATTTGGAACAAATATAAAGATTGGCAGCTCATCAATATGGATGACGAACAAATTGTTTTCCAACGTTACGTTGATGACCTTTCGCCATTAACGAAAGCAGGGTATTTCGGTCTTACTGAAGATGGCACACTCTCTATTTTTGAAGGAAAACCGGGCGAATCATCTCGCGTCATTCAATCATTTTTTCAAATTGATGTAAAAAAACTTGAAAGCCATGAACGAGAAAAACTGAAAAAAGGCATTTCCGTTCGTTCGAAAAGAAATTATGAACGCGTCATCGAAGCGTATGAACCGTTTGGAAAATAA
- a CDS encoding YebC/PmpR family DNA-binding transcriptional regulator, producing the protein MAGHSKWKNIQRRKNAQDAKRGKLFMKLAKEIYVAAKMGGGDPTTNATLRLAIEKAKSANMPNENIERAIKKATGNQEHTHYEEIRYEGYGPGGVAVMVICLTDNKNRTASNVRVAFSKNGGNLGETGCVSYLFDRKGLIVIAREDLNIDEDDMLLQAIEAGADEMETTEDSFEIYTSPEQFEQVKNTLAAQGFTFVTAEITMIPQTYTTLTGDDLTKMLKLIDMLEDDDDVQEIYHNLDESMLE; encoded by the coding sequence ATGGCAGGACATTCCAAGTGGAAAAATATTCAGCGGCGCAAAAATGCACAAGATGCGAAACGTGGAAAATTGTTTATGAAGCTTGCGAAAGAAATTTACGTGGCGGCAAAAATGGGTGGAGGAGATCCAACGACAAACGCTACGTTGCGACTTGCGATTGAAAAAGCAAAATCAGCGAACATGCCGAATGAAAATATTGAACGTGCAATTAAAAAGGCAACAGGTAACCAAGAACATACACATTACGAAGAAATTCGTTACGAAGGATATGGACCAGGTGGCGTAGCGGTCATGGTCATTTGTTTAACAGATAATAAAAACCGTACTGCCTCAAATGTTCGTGTCGCGTTTTCGAAAAACGGTGGAAACTTAGGAGAAACGGGATGCGTGTCGTATTTATTTGATCGGAAAGGGCTCATTGTCATCGCCCGTGAAGATTTAAACATCGATGAAGATGACATGTTGTTACAAGCAATCGAAGCAGGGGCGGATGAAATGGAGACGACGGAAGATTCGTTTGAAATTTACACGTCTCCTGAACAGTTTGAACAAGTAAAAAATACGTTAGCTGCGCAAGGATTTACGTTTGTGACAGCTGAAATAACGATGATTCCGCAAACGTACACGACATTAACCGGCGACGATTTAACGAAAATGTTAAAGCTTATTGATATGCTTGAAGATGATGACGATGTACAAGAGATTTACCATAATTTAGATGAATCTATGTTAGAATAA
- a CDS encoding YhcN/YlaJ family sporulation lipoprotein, giving the protein MRKRMIALGAVIALSGLAACNNQAFDTRYTDRTRPIGYYSNENDMTGFQYGRYGTERLNGNVRPVRDNDGPITEMLDRGMDRTTRTPQVDRNFSRADRNYHGHLNAMDERTRPSYYRNYNGALAEKIAKRAANVANVKDARAVVSGDRVVVAISTTEKNTTRIERLVRQAIAPYTAGKTVRVVANESMYNRIRTLDNDIRDGGPMDQLERDIRDIFNDMGDMIERPFMNRG; this is encoded by the coding sequence TTGCGGAAACGAATGATCGCTCTCGGTGCAGTCATTGCGCTCAGTGGATTGGCAGCTTGTAATAACCAAGCGTTTGATACACGTTATACCGATCGTACACGTCCGATCGGATATTACTCAAATGAAAATGATATGACCGGTTTTCAATACGGTCGTTACGGAACAGAGCGTTTAAACGGAAACGTTCGTCCAGTGCGGGATAACGACGGACCGATTACAGAAATGCTTGATCGCGGCATGGATCGAACAACGCGAACACCGCAAGTCGATCGCAATTTTAGTCGTGCTGATCGCAACTATCATGGACATTTAAATGCGATGGATGAACGAACACGCCCATCGTATTACCGCAACTATAACGGGGCGTTAGCTGAAAAAATTGCGAAACGTGCAGCGAACGTTGCGAACGTAAAAGATGCACGTGCCGTTGTCTCAGGAGATCGTGTCGTTGTTGCTATATCGACGACAGAGAAAAATACAACGCGCATAGAGCGTCTCGTTCGGCAAGCCATCGCTCCGTATACAGCGGGAAAAACAGTTCGTGTAGTGGCCAATGAAAGCATGTATAACCGCATCCGCACGCTCGATAACGATATTCGTGATGGTGGTCCGATGGATCAACTAGAGCGTGATATTCGCGACATATTTAACGATATGGGCGATATGATTGAACGTCCGTTTATGAATCGCGGCTAA
- the yajC gene encoding preprotein translocase subunit YajC, which translates to METLASLLPLILFFAIFYFLLIRPQQKRQKAVQQMQANLQKGDKVITIGGLHGIIDSLDENTVVIRTGDGSRLTYDRAAVREVVNEK; encoded by the coding sequence ATGGAAACGTTAGCAAGTTTACTACCGCTTATTTTATTCTTTGCGATTTTTTACTTTTTGCTTATTCGCCCGCAACAAAAACGTCAAAAAGCTGTTCAACAAATGCAGGCGAACTTGCAAAAAGGAGATAAAGTCATTACGATTGGCGGATTGCACGGCATTATTGATTCACTTGATGAAAATACGGTCGTCATTCGCACGGGTGACGGTTCGCGCCTTACATACGACCGTGCGGCCGTTCGTGAAGTCGTGAATGAAAAATAA
- the queA gene encoding tRNA preQ1(34) S-adenosylmethionine ribosyltransferase-isomerase QueA, producing the protein MKVDLFDFYLPEELIAQTPLPNREASRLMVLHKQTGEVTHEPTFRSILSYLKEGDCLVLNDTRVLPARLYGEKEGTGAHIEVLLLKQLDGDRWETLVKPAKRVKIGTTISFGDGRLRAECVAELEHGGRILSFSYDGIFLEVLESLGEMPLPPYIKAQLDDRERYQTVYAREAGSAAAPTAGLHFTQQLLEDVQKKGVHLAFITLHVGLGTFRPVNVEHIEEHDMHAEFYQMTEETANLLNDVKAKGGRIIAVGTTSTRTLETIASRHDGTFVAESGWTDIFIYPGYTFRAIDGMITNFHLPKSTLIMLVSALAGRENVLRAYEEAVKERYRFFSFGDAMLII; encoded by the coding sequence ATGAAAGTAGATTTATTTGATTTTTATTTACCAGAAGAGCTCATTGCGCAAACCCCATTGCCTAATCGAGAAGCATCACGCTTAATGGTACTTCATAAGCAAACAGGGGAAGTGACTCATGAACCAACGTTTCGTTCCATTTTATCGTACTTGAAAGAAGGGGACTGCCTCGTTTTAAACGATACGCGCGTACTGCCAGCCCGATTGTATGGGGAGAAAGAAGGGACGGGGGCGCACATTGAAGTACTTTTATTAAAACAGCTTGATGGCGATCGATGGGAAACGCTTGTTAAGCCTGCTAAACGCGTGAAAATAGGAACGACGATTTCATTCGGTGATGGGCGTTTACGCGCAGAATGTGTAGCTGAGCTAGAGCACGGTGGGCGCATTCTTTCGTTTTCATATGATGGCATTTTTCTTGAAGTGCTTGAGTCGCTTGGGGAGATGCCGCTTCCTCCATACATTAAAGCACAGCTCGATGACCGAGAACGATATCAAACCGTCTATGCCCGCGAAGCTGGCTCAGCCGCTGCACCGACAGCTGGGTTACATTTTACACAACAACTTCTTGAGGATGTGCAAAAAAAAGGAGTGCATCTTGCCTTTATTACGTTGCATGTCGGTTTAGGTACGTTTCGCCCTGTGAACGTAGAACATATTGAAGAACATGATATGCATGCCGAGTTTTATCAAATGACAGAGGAAACAGCGAACTTGCTAAACGATGTCAAAGCAAAAGGAGGGCGCATTATTGCTGTCGGGACGACATCGACACGCACGCTTGAGACGATCGCATCTCGTCACGATGGCACATTTGTCGCTGAAAGCGGTTGGACAGATATTTTTATTTATCCTGGCTATACGTTTCGCGCCATTGATGGAATGATTACAAATTTCCATTTGCCAAAGTCCACGCTCATTATGCTCGTGAGCGCGCTAGCTGGTCGGGAGAATGTATTGCGCGCTTATGAAGAAGCAGTCAAAGAGCGTTACCGATTTTTTAGCTTCGGCGATGCCATGCTTATTATATAA